One segment of Enterobacter ludwigii DNA contains the following:
- the lplA gene encoding lipoate--protein ligase LplA produces MTTLRLLISDSHDPWFNLAVEECIFRQMPATQRVLFLWRNADTVVIGRAQNPWKECNTRRMEEDNVRLARRSSGGGAVFHDLGNTCFTFMAGKPEYDKTISTAIVLNALISLGVTAEASGRNDLVVKTPDGDRKVSGSAYRETLDRGFHHGTLLLNADLSRLANYLNPDKKKLQAKGITSVRGRVANLIELLPGITHEQICDAIREAFFAHYGERVEAEVISPDNTPDLPNFAETFARQSSWEWNFGQAPAFSHLLDERFTWGGVELHFDVEKGHITRAQVFTDSLNPAPLEALANRLQGCLYRADTVQLTCEALRGEFPDQAIELGELSAWLSQAVR; encoded by the coding sequence ATGACGACGTTACGCCTGCTTATCTCTGACTCTCACGATCCCTGGTTCAATCTCGCGGTAGAAGAGTGCATCTTCCGTCAGATGCCAGCCACTCAACGGGTGTTATTTTTATGGCGCAACGCCGATACGGTGGTGATTGGCCGTGCGCAGAACCCCTGGAAAGAGTGTAATACCCGGCGTATGGAAGAGGATAACGTCCGCCTGGCGCGACGCAGCAGCGGCGGCGGCGCGGTATTTCACGACCTCGGCAATACCTGCTTTACCTTTATGGCGGGCAAACCTGAATACGATAAAACCATTTCCACCGCGATTGTGCTTAACGCCCTGATATCGCTGGGCGTGACTGCCGAAGCGTCAGGTCGCAACGATCTGGTCGTCAAAACCCCCGACGGGGATCGCAAAGTCTCCGGCTCCGCCTACCGTGAAACCCTGGACCGGGGATTCCATCACGGGACATTGTTGCTGAATGCCGACCTCAGCCGTCTTGCGAATTACCTTAATCCCGATAAGAAAAAGCTGCAGGCCAAAGGTATCACCTCCGTGCGAGGCCGCGTCGCCAACCTGATCGAATTACTGCCGGGCATCACCCACGAACAGATCTGCGATGCCATCCGCGAAGCGTTTTTCGCTCACTACGGCGAGCGGGTCGAAGCCGAAGTGATCTCCCCGGATAACACCCCTGACCTGCCAAACTTTGCGGAAACCTTTGCCCGTCAGAGCAGCTGGGAGTGGAACTTTGGTCAGGCGCCGGCCTTCTCGCACCTGCTGGACGAGCGCTTCACCTGGGGCGGCGTGGAGCTTCATTTTGACGTGGAAAAAGGCCACATTACCCGGGCGCAGGTCTTTACGGACAGCCTGAACCCTGCGCCGCTGGAGGCGCTGGCCAACCGCTTACAGGGCTGCCTGTATCGGGCCGACACGGTGCAGTTGACATGTGAGGCGTTACGTGGCGAGTTCCCCGATCAGGCAATCGAGTTGGGCGAGCTTTCTGCCTGGCTTTCGCAGGCCGTACGCTAA